In Anas acuta chromosome 6, bAnaAcu1.1, whole genome shotgun sequence, the following are encoded in one genomic region:
- the C1QL2 gene encoding complement C1q-like protein 2, with product MAVALLVAVPLLLLQAPAESGAHYEMMGTCRMICDPYSAARPPGPGSTAAVEALQDPGANPPPPPFVHQGPKGEPGRPGKPGPRGPPGEQGPPGPRGPPGERGEAGKPGLPGLPLPGAGGGGGSGGGAAAGGGEAAGGLSAAFSGPRIAFYVGLKSPHEGYEVLKFDDVVTNLGNHYEPASGKFTCQVRGIYFFTYHILMRGGDGTSMWADLCKNGQVRASAIAQDADQNYDYASNSVVLHLDSGDEVYVKLDGGKAHGGNNNKYSTFSGFLLYPD from the exons ATGGCAGTCGCCCTGCTGGTCGCcgtgcccctgctgctgctgcaggcgcCCGCCGAGAGCGGCGCCCACTACGAGATGATGGGCACCTGCCGCATGATCTGCGACCCCTACAGCGCCGCccggccccccggccccggcagcaCGGCCGCCGTGGAGGCTCTGCAGGACCCGGGGGCCAaccccccgccgccgcccttCGTCCACCAGGGCCCCAAAGGGGAGCCGGGCCGGCCGGGCAAGCCGGGCCCGCGGGGTCCCCCCGGGGAACAGGGACCCCCCGGTCCTCGGGGGCCTCCGGGGGAGCGGGGCGAGGCGGGGAAGCCGGGGCTGCCCGGGCTGCCGCtgcccggggcggggggcggcgggggcagcggcggcggggcggcggcggggggcggcgagGCGGCGGGGGGGCTGAGCGCCGCCTTCAGCGGGCCCCGCATCGCCTTCTACGTGGGGCTCAAGAGCCCCCACGAAGGCTACGAGGTGCTCAAGTTCGACGACGTGGTCACCAACCTGGGCAACCACTACGAGCCGGCCAGCGGCAAGTTCACCTGCCAGGTGCGCGGCATCTATTTCTTCACCTACCACATCCTCATGCGCGGCGGCGACGGCACCAGCATGTGGGCCGACCTCTGCAAGAACGGGCAG GTGCGGGCCAGTGCCATCGCCCAGGACGCCGACCAGAATTACGATTACGCCAGCAACAGCGTGGTGCTGCACCTGGACTCCGGCGACGAGGTGTACGTCAAGCTGGATGGAGGCAAAGCGCACGGAGGCAACAACAATAAGTACAGCACTTTCTCTGGCTTTCTTTTATACCCCGATTAA